A stretch of DNA from Fibrobacter succinogenes:
ACGTGTCGAAGACGAAGTGGAAGTCTTCAGCAACATGCGTACGCTCGAAAGTATCCGCCGTTCTGATTTGTCTGTGCTTGTGGTCGATTGCACCCGTGGCATGGAAATCCAGGACTACCGCATCATTACGGAAATCCGTAAGGCCGGTAAGGGCCTTGTCGTCGTGTTGAACAAGTGGGACATTCTCCCGAACAAGAACGACAAGTCGTTTGACCACATGGTCAAGGAACTTCTCGAACGCGAACCGATGCTTGAATTTGTACCGATTCTTTCGATCAGTGCAAAGGAAGGCCAACGCGTGAGTCGCGTGATTCAGGCTATCCAGACTGTTTATGCCAACTGCCGTCGTGTGCTTGGCCGTGACCGCGTTGCCGAAAGCTTTGCGAACTTCTTGCAAGAAAAGGCTCCTCCGAGCCACAATGGCCGCGTTGTCATGCTTACACGCGCGTGCCAAATCATGGTAGAACCGCCGGTTATCGACATCGAAACCCGCACGCCGGAACTTGTCGATGAATCGTACAAGCGTTATTTGCTTAAAAAGTTCTACGATGTATTCCAGTTGCAGGGCGCTCCGCTCCGCTTGAATTTTGATAGAAAGTTAACTCTCAGAAAGGATGAAGAACTTGAACAGTTTACTGAGTCTTCCAATAGCGTACTTGCTGGGGTCGATCCCCAGCGCCATATGGATCGCAAAACTCGCGAAAGGCCGTGTGCTTGGTTGGAAGCCTGCGCTCCCGGTCGTGTTCATGGATTTGCTCAAGGGCTTCTTTGGACCGTTTATCGCACAGAAAATGTGCGAAGCTCAGGTCGCCGCTGGCGGTGCCGATTATAGCGCTTGGGTTCCGCTTGTTGCAGGCCTCCTCGTGATTCTCGGCCACAGCTTCACTTGCTTTGCCGGTTTCCGCGGTGGTAAGGGCGTGCTCGCTGCCCTCGGTGTGTTCCTCGCCATTTCGCCACTCACGGTTCTTTGCGCATTCGCTCTCTGGATTATCCTTACGGTCACCACGAAGTACGTCTCCGTCGGTAGCATTTTCGGGTGCGGGCTTCTCGGCGCACTTTCGGTCTTTGGCTATGTTTGCCCGGAATACTACTTCGAAAGCATCAACCTCGGCCAGATGATTCTTGCTGTGATTGTCGCTGTGTTCGTTATCGTGAAGCACAAGTCGAACATCAAGCGCCTCCTCAACGGCACTGAAAACGGCTTCGGAAGCAAGAGAAAAAAGTAAGTAGACAGTAGGAAGTAGGCGGTAGGAAGAGAAACCTTTGCACTCGTCATCCTGAGCGAAGACAACCTCAAAAGGCGAGAGTCGCAGCCATACTCGTATGGATATGACCGAGCTGAAGAGGTTGGGGCTTGCCTCATCCAGTTAAGTTGCACTTGTCATTCCCGCCTTGAGCTCTTTGACTACTTGCAGCTATGCTGCTTAGTAGTCATGATCCGCGTATGGGGAGGGAATCTCCCTTACATTTTTTGAATATTGATGGCTGCAATTCCGTAAAATATTGTAGATTATATGCGGCAATGATTTTTGGCAATGTGAACCATTGACTAATGACTATAGATTATTAACTAGGAACTATATTATGAAAGTTACAGTTTTAGGTACCGGTGGCTGGGGTCTGACCCTTGGTCAAGTTGTTTACGAAAACAAGAATGAACTCACTTTTTGGACCAATTCTCAAGCTGAAGTAGATTTGCTTTCTACGGAGCACCAGTACAAGGACAAGCTCCCTGGCGTTATTTTCCCGGCTGATTTTAAGTACACGACCGACATGCATGCTGCCCTTGAAGGTTGCGACATGGTTCTTATCGTTGTTCCGTCGCAGTTCATGGCTGGCGTTGCCGCAAATCTTGGCTCTTGGACCCCTGCAAAGGGCAAGGAACCGATTGTCGTCTGTGCTACAAAGGGCATTCTCGAAGGCACGGATCAGCTCATGAGTGAAGTCATTCTCGAAAAGGTGCCGTGGCTCACCGAAGACAAGATGGTTGCCTTTAGCGGTCCGTCTCACGCCGAAGAAGTAAGCCGCCACGTGCTGACTGCCATTGTCGCTGCTTGCGTGAACGAAGACTCTGCAAAGGTTGTGCAGAAGGCTATGAGTTGCTCTTACCTCCGCGTCTATACTTCGACCGATATCGTTGGTGTGGAACTCTGCGGTTCCGTGAAGAACGTGATT
This window harbors:
- the der gene encoding ribosome biogenesis GTPase Der, which gives rise to MKLPIVCIIGRPNVGKSSLFNRILGRRAAVVSDRDGVTRDRHYQNAIYKGHEFTVVDTGGFLPDDSIDVLADSVRAQIFNAVNEADLVLFMVDIRVGITKLDQQFARLIRKLDKKVILVANKSELQGDRQESYEFLKLGFGQPRTISALTGYACLSLLDEVVSVLPTPVRGERREERPVRFAILGRPNAGKSTLLNRLLNEDRAVVSDIPGTTRDSIDCDFIVDGQKFVVTDTAGLRKKARVEDEVEVFSNMRTLESIRRSDLSVLVVDCTRGMEIQDYRIITEIRKAGKGLVVVLNKWDILPNKNDKSFDHMVKELLEREPMLEFVPILSISAKEGQRVSRVIQAIQTVYANCRRVLGRDRVAESFANFLQEKAPPSHNGRVVMLTRACQIMVEPPVIDIETRTPELVDESYKRYLLKKFYDVFQLQGAPLRLNFDRKLTLRKDEELEQFTESSNSVLAGVDPQRHMDRKTRERPCAWLEACAPGRVHGFAQGLLWTVYRTENVRSSGRRWRCRL
- a CDS encoding glycerol-3-phosphate acyltransferase, coding for MDLLKGFFGPFIAQKMCEAQVAAGGADYSAWVPLVAGLLVILGHSFTCFAGFRGGKGVLAALGVFLAISPLTVLCAFALWIILTVTTKYVSVGSIFGCGLLGALSVFGYVCPEYYFESINLGQMILAVIVAVFVIVKHKSNIKRLLNGTENGFGSKRKK
- a CDS encoding NAD(P)H-dependent glycerol-3-phosphate dehydrogenase, which gives rise to MKVTVLGTGGWGLTLGQVVYENKNELTFWTNSQAEVDLLSTEHQYKDKLPGVIFPADFKYTTDMHAALEGCDMVLIVVPSQFMAGVAANLGSWTPAKGKEPIVVCATKGILEGTDQLMSEVILEKVPWLTEDKMVAFSGPSHAEEVSRHVLTAIVAACVNEDSAKVVQKAMSCSYLRVYTSTDIVGVELCGSVKNVIAIASGVLYGLEAGGKFKIGDNTRAAILTRGQAEMCRLGKALGAKPETFAGLAGMGDLIVTCLSQHSRNRYVGEHIGKGETLDQVLAGMKMIAEGVPTCRSTRALAKKLGVEMPIVEAVYQMLFENRKVEDVVKEIWGRELKAENWA